The following are encoded in a window of Streptomyces sp. Go-475 genomic DNA:
- a CDS encoding TetR/AcrR family transcriptional regulator C-terminal domain-containing protein — protein MPRHSPSLDRATPDRIAETALLLVDEGGPEALTFRALAARLEISLASLQRRCVDLAGLLDLCLDHLAAQLPETQPGTDWATATEVRFTALYRLLAQRPGLLALRGTRPWLGPHLLARLVEPQLADSLAAGMSPEEAITAYRRMYLLTLGSAGFVDHGDAKAARTATRTALAALDPEEFPVLSGNLAAIVPAVTDHEVYYGALRQLIAAADPARPPLPPERRDA, from the coding sequence ATGCCCCGTCACTCGCCCTCCCTGGATCGCGCCACCCCGGACCGCATCGCCGAGACCGCCCTGCTCCTCGTCGACGAGGGCGGTCCGGAAGCCCTGACGTTCCGGGCGCTGGCGGCGCGGCTGGAGATCTCCCTCGCCTCGCTTCAGCGCCGGTGCGTCGATCTCGCCGGACTGCTGGACCTGTGCCTGGACCACCTGGCCGCCCAGCTGCCCGAGACGCAGCCGGGCACCGACTGGGCCACCGCCACCGAGGTCAGGTTCACCGCGCTCTACCGGCTGCTGGCACAACGCCCGGGGCTGCTCGCCCTGCGGGGTACGCGGCCCTGGCTCGGGCCGCACCTGCTGGCCCGCCTGGTAGAGCCGCAGCTCGCCGACAGCCTCGCCGCCGGCATGAGCCCCGAGGAGGCGATCACGGCCTACCGGCGCATGTATCTGCTCACCCTCGGCAGCGCGGGCTTCGTCGACCACGGCGACGCCAAGGCCGCGCGGACGGCCACCCGGACCGCCCTGGCCGCCCTCGACCCGGAGGAGTTCCCGGTGCTGAGCGGCAACCTCGCCGCGATCGTGCCCGCGGTGACCGACCACGAGGTCTACTACGGCGCGCTGCGCCAGCTCATCGCGGCCGCGGATCCGGCCCGACCGCCCCTCCCGCCGGAGCGCCGCGACGCCTGA
- a CDS encoding XRE family transcriptional regulator: protein MVETGAALRTVAHNVRAARTRAGLSLEELGRRAQVSKGALVALEKAQGNPNLATLVRLADTLGVPVSALMQGPAEGRVRVVAADAVAPLWTGERGGEARLVLTTSGPAPVEVWRWRLEPDEEYPSHPHQPGVVETVSVTSGRMTLIVDGTEHTVEAGQTATFDGDTPHTYRGAGTGTCHLVMTVHLPPGPAGTT from the coding sequence ATGGTCGAGACGGGCGCAGCCCTGCGGACGGTCGCGCACAACGTCCGGGCCGCCCGCACCCGCGCGGGCCTGTCCCTGGAGGAACTCGGCCGCCGTGCCCAGGTCAGCAAGGGGGCCCTGGTGGCGCTGGAGAAAGCCCAGGGCAATCCCAATCTGGCCACACTGGTCCGGCTGGCCGACACCCTCGGTGTCCCGGTGTCCGCCCTGATGCAGGGACCCGCCGAAGGCCGCGTCCGCGTCGTGGCCGCCGACGCCGTCGCACCGCTGTGGACCGGAGAACGGGGCGGCGAGGCCCGGCTCGTGCTGACCACCTCGGGCCCGGCCCCGGTCGAGGTCTGGCGCTGGCGCCTGGAGCCGGACGAGGAGTACCCCAGCCACCCCCACCAGCCCGGAGTCGTGGAGACCGTCAGTGTCACCTCCGGCCGGATGACCCTGATCGTCGACGGCACCGAACACACCGTGGAAGCCGGCCAGACCGCCACGTTCGACGGAGACACCCCGCACACCTACCGCGGTGCCGGTACCGGGACGTGCCACCTGGTCATGACGGTCCACCTGCCGCCGGGCCCCGCCGGGACGACCTGA
- a CDS encoding phenylalanine--tRNA ligase beta subunit-related protein, with protein MPAFRIAPAVADAFPDTLIALVTATGLRGHAPWPHTATALDELERRLADGTWQPADENDPRVEAWHTAYRSFGTNPRRVRPSVDALGRRLAKKGTLPRVNPAVDSYNAVSVRHGLPAGAFDLDQVTGDVDIRHADGTETFTPLGEPGTVENPRPGEIVYADSTGVLTRHWNHRDAHRTRVTADSTHVAFVLETLRATSDGHLLRTAAEELRGLLAPHAGQTTVHYLSPAQPQATT; from the coding sequence ATGCCCGCCTTCCGCATCGCCCCCGCCGTCGCGGACGCCTTCCCCGACACCCTCATCGCCCTGGTCACCGCCACCGGCCTGCGCGGCCACGCGCCTTGGCCCCACACCGCCACCGCCCTGGACGAACTGGAGCGGCGGCTCGCCGACGGCACCTGGCAGCCCGCCGACGAGAACGATCCCCGCGTCGAGGCCTGGCACACTGCCTACCGCTCCTTCGGCACCAACCCGCGCCGCGTCCGCCCCAGCGTCGACGCGCTCGGCCGCCGCCTCGCCAAGAAGGGAACGCTGCCGCGCGTCAACCCGGCCGTCGACTCCTACAACGCCGTCTCCGTCCGCCACGGCCTGCCCGCCGGCGCCTTCGACCTGGACCAGGTCACCGGCGACGTGGACATCCGCCACGCGGACGGCACCGAGACCTTCACCCCGCTCGGCGAACCCGGCACCGTCGAGAACCCCAGGCCCGGCGAGATCGTCTACGCGGACAGCACCGGCGTCCTGACGCGTCACTGGAACCACCGCGACGCCCACCGCACCCGCGTCACCGCGGACTCCACCCACGTCGCCTTCGTCCTGGAAACGCTCCGCGCCACCTCCGACGGCCACCTCCTGAGGACCGCGGCGGAGGAACTGCGGGGCCTGCTCGCCCCGCACGCCGGCCAGACCACCGTGCACTACCTCAGCCCGGCACAGCCCCAGGCCACCACCTGA
- a CDS encoding PP2C family protein-serine/threonine phosphatase — protein MARIRRTRSVDALDAIEPPDTIQVLVGVVSVTVLVEFLGLVSGSEVWLLGLLVFLPGTASALCTVRQTAFVAVWTTLVVLFTLLVRGAEVGRWLDRALLVLLTLALGAASVYACRRRLGREHEMLRLRSTAAAMQRHILHPLPVLTDDVLVNGVYEPLQEDRLVGGDIYDVVDSPWGSRVLIGDVQGKGLAAVGAAFAVIGAFREAAYREPTLTALVDALDAAVVRHNSHAEQTGDDERFVTALVVGVDAGPEAQIVNCGHVPPRLVRDGVVSTPPLDSGVPLGLAELADAPTTVNWCAFPEGSTLLLTTDGLDETRSADGTFYPVEERLTGHLGLSPAELPRALYEDARAFAADDGGHDDVAVLTVRRSPHR, from the coding sequence ATGGCCCGTATCCGCCGCACACGATCCGTCGACGCCCTGGACGCCATCGAGCCCCCGGACACCATCCAGGTGCTCGTCGGCGTGGTGTCGGTGACGGTCCTGGTGGAGTTCCTCGGCCTGGTCTCCGGATCCGAGGTGTGGCTCCTCGGGCTGCTGGTCTTCCTGCCGGGCACGGCGTCGGCGCTGTGCACGGTCCGGCAGACGGCCTTCGTCGCCGTGTGGACCACGCTCGTCGTCCTGTTCACCCTGCTGGTGCGGGGCGCCGAGGTGGGCCGGTGGCTCGACCGGGCCCTGCTGGTCCTGCTCACCCTCGCCCTGGGCGCGGCCTCCGTCTACGCCTGCCGCCGGCGCCTCGGACGCGAGCACGAGATGCTCCGCCTGCGCTCCACCGCCGCGGCGATGCAGCGGCACATCCTGCACCCCCTTCCCGTCCTGACCGACGACGTCCTCGTCAACGGCGTCTACGAGCCCCTGCAGGAGGACCGTCTCGTCGGCGGCGACATCTACGACGTGGTGGACTCGCCCTGGGGCAGCCGCGTGCTGATCGGGGACGTGCAGGGCAAGGGCCTGGCGGCCGTCGGCGCCGCGTTCGCCGTCATCGGGGCCTTCCGGGAGGCGGCCTACCGCGAGCCCACGCTCACCGCGCTGGTCGACGCCCTCGACGCCGCGGTGGTCCGCCACAACTCCCACGCGGAACAGACCGGTGACGACGAGCGCTTCGTGACCGCGCTCGTCGTCGGCGTGGACGCCGGACCGGAGGCGCAGATCGTCAACTGCGGGCACGTCCCGCCCCGGCTGGTGCGGGACGGCGTCGTCTCCACACCGCCGCTGGACTCCGGCGTCCCGCTCGGTCTCGCCGAGCTGGCGGACGCGCCCACGACGGTCAACTGGTGTGCGTTCCCGGAGGGTTCGACGCTGCTGCTGACCACCGACGGGCTCGACGAGACCCGGTCCGCCGACGGCACGTTCTACCCGGTCGAGGAACGGCTGACCGGGCACCTCGGCCTCTCCCCCGCCGAACTGCCCCGGGCCCTGTACGAGGACGCCCGCGCGTTCGCCGCCGACGACGGCGGGCACGACGACGTCGCCGTCCTGACCGTCCGCCGCTCTCCCCACCGCTGA
- a CDS encoding HAMP domain-containing sensor histidine kinase, translating to MNLRWRIGTLVVSTTAAAVACVGVWVHVDAYDRELKQARSAVRTDLDRAASVYARTGEVRGTGARLDAELPEGLAGLVRRGHHGTELVDGPRGRQMWAARPAGDRTLSVTADVEPTLRDLEALDASIAVAGALTSGVLLPAGAFTASRLSRRLRLAAATATRISQGELDARIGVPERPRDEIDEISHAVDTMAAALQSRLLTEQRFTADVAHELRTPLMGLLTAAENLPEGRITDHVRERVRALCSLTDDLLEISRLDSGAEEPDLSAWSLRLLVQQAVARADFPVRVDPVEDGHTATLVRTDPRRLNRILANLLANAHRHGRPPVEVAVTATSVTVRDHGRGYPEELLTDGPQRFRSHAPERGTGHGLGLTIALGQAEVIGARLRFGNAPDGGAEAVLTLPAAPDEPL from the coding sequence ATGAACCTCCGGTGGCGCATCGGCACGCTGGTCGTCTCCACGACGGCCGCCGCGGTGGCGTGCGTGGGCGTATGGGTGCATGTGGACGCCTACGACCGGGAGTTGAAGCAGGCCCGGTCAGCCGTCCGCACGGATCTCGACCGGGCCGCGTCGGTCTACGCCCGGACCGGTGAGGTACGCGGGACGGGTGCCCGCCTGGACGCCGAGCTCCCCGAGGGGCTGGCAGGGCTGGTACGCCGCGGGCATCACGGCACGGAACTGGTCGACGGGCCGCGGGGGCGACAGATGTGGGCGGCCCGCCCGGCCGGTGACCGGACGCTGTCGGTGACCGCGGACGTGGAGCCGACGCTGCGCGACCTGGAGGCGCTGGACGCGAGCATCGCCGTGGCCGGGGCGCTGACCTCCGGGGTGCTGCTGCCGGCCGGCGCCTTCACCGCCTCCCGCCTGAGCCGGCGCCTGCGGCTCGCGGCGGCCACGGCGACGCGGATCAGCCAGGGCGAGCTCGACGCGCGGATCGGCGTACCCGAACGGCCCCGGGACGAGATCGACGAGATCTCGCACGCCGTGGACACCATGGCGGCGGCCTTGCAGTCCCGCCTGCTGACGGAGCAGAGGTTCACCGCCGACGTCGCCCACGAGCTGCGTACGCCCCTGATGGGGCTGCTGACGGCGGCCGAGAACCTGCCCGAGGGACGGATCACCGACCACGTGCGCGAGCGGGTGCGGGCCCTGTGCTCCCTGACCGACGATCTGCTGGAGATCTCCCGGCTGGACAGCGGCGCCGAGGAACCCGACCTGTCCGCCTGGTCCTTGCGCCTGCTGGTCCAACAGGCCGTGGCGCGCGCCGACTTCCCGGTCCGCGTGGACCCGGTGGAGGACGGACACACGGCCACGCTGGTCCGCACCGACCCACGTCGGTTGAACCGTATCCTCGCCAATCTGCTGGCCAACGCGCACCGGCACGGCCGGCCCCCGGTGGAGGTCGCCGTCACGGCGACCTCGGTGACCGTGCGCGACCACGGGCGGGGATACCCCGAGGAGCTTTTGACCGATGGTCCCCAGCGTTTCCGCTCGCACGCTCCGGAACGCGGCACAGGACACGGACTGGGGCTGACCATCGCCCTGGGGCAGGCGGAGGTGATCGGCGCCCGGCTCCGGTTCGGCAACGCGCCCGACGGCGGCGCCGAGGCCGTTCTCACTCTGCCCGCGGCCCCTGACGAGCCCCTGTAA
- a CDS encoding low specificity L-threonine aldolase, producing the protein MNLTTTTAATTTRATPAARVFSSDNAAGASPEIVEAVAAVSAGPALPYGADDGTATVREGLSEMFERDVDVLPVSTGTAANALSLAALTPPWGSVLCHRDSHINNDECAAPEFHTAGAKLVPLGGDDAKIDPEELRAAARHKAGDVHSVEPSVVSVTQATETGAVYTLDEIRTLGSIAREAGLRLHMDGARFAGAVAALGCAPAELTWRAGVDLLSFGATKNGTMTAEAIVVFDRSLTPELAFRTKRAGQLTSKMRFQAAQLDAYLRGGLWLRNAAHANAMAARLQEGLKAVPGVELLGAAEANILFCRLPRQITEGLLAEGYAFYHDRWAPGVVRFVTSFATTEHDIDDLVRAAARHAA; encoded by the coding sequence ATGAACCTCACCACGACCACCGCCGCCACCACCACCCGGGCCACTCCCGCGGCACGCGTCTTCAGCAGCGACAACGCCGCCGGCGCCTCACCGGAGATCGTCGAGGCGGTGGCCGCGGTCAGCGCCGGCCCCGCCCTGCCCTACGGGGCGGACGACGGCACCGCCACGGTCCGGGAGGGGCTGAGCGAGATGTTCGAGCGTGACGTCGACGTCCTGCCGGTCTCCACGGGAACCGCGGCGAACGCGCTGAGCCTGGCCGCGCTGACCCCGCCCTGGGGCAGCGTGCTGTGCCACCGCGACAGCCACATCAACAACGACGAGTGCGCAGCGCCCGAGTTCCACACGGCGGGCGCCAAGCTGGTCCCGCTCGGCGGTGACGACGCCAAGATCGACCCGGAGGAGCTGCGGGCCGCCGCCCGGCACAAGGCCGGAGACGTGCACAGCGTGGAACCCTCGGTGGTGAGCGTCACCCAGGCCACCGAGACCGGAGCCGTCTACACCCTCGACGAGATCCGCACCCTCGGGTCGATCGCCCGGGAAGCCGGTCTGCGCCTGCACATGGACGGTGCGCGGTTCGCCGGAGCCGTCGCCGCCCTCGGTTGCGCGCCCGCCGAGCTGACCTGGCGGGCCGGGGTCGACCTGCTGTCCTTCGGCGCCACCAAGAACGGCACGATGACCGCCGAGGCGATCGTCGTCTTCGACCGCTCGCTCACACCCGAACTCGCCTTTCGCACCAAGCGGGCCGGCCAGCTCACCTCCAAGATGCGCTTCCAGGCCGCCCAGCTGGACGCCTACCTCCGCGGCGGCCTGTGGCTGCGCAACGCGGCGCACGCCAACGCCATGGCGGCCCGTCTGCAGGAGGGCCTCAAGGCGGTGCCCGGTGTGGAACTGCTCGGCGCCGCCGAGGCCAACATCCTCTTCTGCCGCCTGCCCCGGCAGATCACCGAGGGGCTCCTGGCCGAGGGCTACGCCTTCTACCACGACCGCT
- the cseB gene encoding two-component system response regulator CseB: MTSHASGTPVEARLLLVEDDEVIRDMLQVSLERYGFTVFSAGDGLTGLELFRELRPDLLLLDVMLPELDGIGLCRRVRETSTVPILMMSARGDSLDVVSGLESGADDYVVKPCESSVVVARIRSLLRRVSYAAQASPEGNGRPSPASEQAGSERLLRFGELCIDTDGMEVTRAGAPVALTPTELRLLLEFAAHAGTVLDRGTLLRRVWEHEWDHDTRVVDLHVQRLRAKIGGGYIETVRGFGYKMRR; encoded by the coding sequence GTGACGTCGCACGCCTCCGGCACGCCGGTCGAGGCCCGCCTGTTGCTGGTGGAGGACGACGAGGTGATCCGTGACATGCTCCAGGTGTCGCTGGAGCGCTACGGCTTCACCGTGTTCTCCGCCGGGGACGGGCTGACGGGGTTGGAGCTGTTCCGCGAGCTCCGGCCCGATCTTCTGCTGCTGGACGTGATGCTGCCCGAACTCGACGGGATCGGCCTGTGCCGCCGGGTCCGGGAGACGAGTACCGTGCCGATCCTGATGATGTCCGCCCGGGGCGACTCCCTCGATGTCGTCTCCGGTCTGGAGTCGGGAGCCGACGACTACGTCGTCAAGCCGTGCGAGAGCTCGGTCGTCGTGGCCCGGATCCGGTCACTGCTGCGGCGGGTCTCCTACGCGGCCCAGGCCTCCCCCGAGGGGAACGGGCGACCGTCCCCGGCATCGGAGCAGGCCGGCTCGGAACGGCTGTTGCGGTTCGGTGAGCTGTGCATCGACACCGACGGGATGGAGGTGACCCGGGCGGGCGCGCCGGTCGCCCTGACCCCGACCGAGCTGCGTCTGCTGCTGGAGTTCGCCGCGCACGCGGGCACGGTGCTGGACCGGGGCACCCTGCTGCGACGGGTGTGGGAACACGAGTGGGACCACGACACCCGGGTGGTCGACCTGCATGTGCAGCGGCTGCGCGCGAAGATCGGCGGCGGGTACATCGAGACGGTGCGTGGCTTCGGCTACAAGATGCGCCGATGA